One genomic region from Halobacteriovorax sp. HLS encodes:
- a CDS encoding energy transducer TonB has translation MNLRIVLISSFISLVGHSFIFVRSSVESSSVLTSFSSKKSSVKVSFREIKKKKKILKPMKKKSISKENTKKSVPLKNLEVEQASVEAKVLNKIIPKYPRKSRVFREEGVVLLKVIVGNDGRAIRSELLSSSGYERLDEAAREAALASEYERVTNNDSINSHIELEFKFELTE, from the coding sequence TTGAATTTACGTATAGTTTTGATTTCATCTTTTATCTCGTTAGTAGGACATAGTTTTATCTTTGTTCGCTCATCTGTTGAAAGTTCGTCAGTTTTGACGAGCTTTTCCTCAAAGAAATCTAGTGTGAAAGTCTCCTTTAGAGAAATAAAAAAAAAGAAGAAAATATTAAAGCCTATGAAGAAAAAGAGTATCTCTAAAGAGAATACTAAGAAATCTGTTCCTTTAAAGAATTTAGAAGTTGAACAGGCAAGTGTAGAGGCAAAGGTTTTAAATAAGATTATTCCAAAATATCCGCGTAAATCCAGAGTGTTTCGAGAAGAAGGAGTGGTCTTGTTGAAAGTCATTGTTGGCAATGATGGACGAGCGATTCGATCTGAACTGCTAAGCTCTAGTGGTTATGAACGTTTAGATGAAGCTGCACGAGAAGCGGCACTTGCCAGCGAGTATGAAAGAGTGACTAATAATGACTCTATTAATAGTCATATAGAATTAGAGTTCAAATTTGAACTCACTGAGTAA
- the lepB gene encoding signal peptidase I — protein MEDNNQDVVIDPSVEKLNKIKKEILSWIYIIVSVFAFKSTFFEPNHIPSGSLLPTNAIGDFILVNKMSYGLKVPYSDLFGDPWYITTPSHPERGEIIVFRYPKDRNILFVKRVIGVPGDEIEVYNNKVYLNGKLVETRAVDKSKYIDLFDDKFDKKNIEFEEVTLGEKKFVTAVNNSMPYHLNIEKVTVPKDSFFVMGDNRDYSSDSRYWGFVPFGHVRGRAMFVWFSMVYPWSQEKFHFRPWRIGTTL, from the coding sequence ATGGAAGATAATAATCAAGATGTTGTAATCGATCCTTCGGTTGAAAAGTTAAACAAAATTAAAAAAGAAATCCTTTCGTGGATTTATATTATTGTTAGTGTCTTTGCTTTTAAGTCTACATTCTTTGAGCCAAATCATATTCCTTCCGGATCACTTCTACCTACCAATGCGATTGGTGACTTTATTTTAGTTAACAAAATGTCTTATGGTTTAAAGGTTCCTTACTCTGATTTATTTGGTGACCCTTGGTATATTACAACGCCAAGCCATCCAGAAAGAGGGGAAATTATAGTTTTTAGATATCCAAAAGATAGAAATATACTCTTTGTAAAAAGAGTGATTGGTGTACCAGGTGATGAGATTGAAGTTTATAATAACAAAGTCTATCTTAATGGTAAGCTAGTTGAAACAAGAGCTGTTGATAAGAGTAAGTATATTGACCTCTTCGATGATAAGTTTGATAAGAAAAATATCGAGTTTGAAGAAGTTACTTTAGGTGAGAAGAAATTTGTTACCGCTGTTAACAATTCTATGCCGTATCATTTAAATATTGAAAAAGTTACAGTTCCTAAAGATAGCTTCTTCGTAATGGGTGATAATAGAGATTACTCAAGTGACTCTAGGTATTGGGGATTTGTTCCATTTGGACACGTTCGCGGTAGAGCAATGTTTGTTTGGTTCAGTATGGTTTATCCATGGTCACAGGAAAAGTTTCACTTTAGACCATGGAGAATAGGAACGACTCTTTAG
- a CDS encoding ATP-binding protein, whose protein sequence is MENLKGIIHDIANKLAISKAINRNLSNLLGKDHKDIIRLKSSIEESVKLLSLLKEKSSTVKRKLPLENILTIKENEFFKIQSLSSLYDIEIEYRNDIETDAWVNLNSYSNDRILCNCIENAKNAGATRILIEYKLKESHLQLNIKDNGAGMNRDVLERIGFGYTSQDGEGHGQGTQVIRSMVQELGGSVEWSSIEDLGTCCKLKYKLENDLEVINQRIKIISESEKINHSSTAISGKKILVVSKSPMELGIWKDFLNGIGANTITCEYGDAALNLIYRDSPHCILIGKEFKDMSSLEWLKIVNSESSYNKIPKILYITESDDIEELNKYQIEDIINYSHFDDKKIFEKIECLLKKKKSNSEIESQDYQFKELTSA, encoded by the coding sequence ATGGAAAACCTAAAAGGTATCATTCACGACATCGCAAATAAATTAGCTATCTCAAAAGCAATTAACAGAAATCTTTCTAATCTTCTTGGAAAGGATCACAAAGATATTATTAGATTAAAATCTTCAATAGAAGAAAGTGTTAAGCTTTTGTCTCTATTAAAAGAGAAGTCTTCCACTGTAAAAAGAAAACTTCCATTAGAAAATATTTTAACTATTAAAGAAAATGAATTTTTCAAAATACAATCTCTAAGCTCTCTATACGACATTGAAATAGAGTATAGAAATGACATCGAGACAGATGCATGGGTTAATCTAAATTCTTACTCTAATGATCGTATTCTTTGTAATTGCATTGAAAATGCCAAAAATGCTGGAGCAACACGAATACTCATAGAGTACAAACTTAAAGAAAGTCATCTTCAGTTAAATATCAAAGATAATGGCGCCGGAATGAATAGAGACGTTCTTGAAAGAATAGGTTTTGGCTACACTTCACAAGACGGAGAAGGACACGGGCAAGGAACTCAGGTTATTAGATCAATGGTTCAAGAGCTTGGTGGTTCAGTTGAATGGAGCTCGATAGAGGATCTTGGAACTTGTTGTAAGTTAAAGTACAAACTAGAAAATGATCTCGAAGTTATTAATCAGCGAATCAAGATCATTAGCGAAAGTGAAAAAATCAATCATTCTTCAACTGCCATTTCAGGAAAGAAAATACTCGTTGTTTCAAAATCTCCAATGGAGTTAGGAATATGGAAAGACTTTCTAAATGGAATTGGTGCTAATACTATAACTTGTGAGTATGGAGATGCTGCTCTTAATTTAATTTATAGAGACTCTCCACACTGTATTCTTATAGGTAAAGAGTTTAAGGATATGAGCTCTCTTGAATGGTTAAAAATTGTTAATTCGGAAAGTAGCTATAATAAAATTCCTAAAATTTTATATATAACTGAATCTGACGACATTGAAGAATTAAATAAGTATCAAATTGAAGATATTATTAATTACTCTCACTTTGATGATAAAAAAATATTTGAAAAGATTGAATGCCTGTTAAAAAAGAAAAAGAGTAATTCCGAAATAGAAAGCCAAGACTATCAATTTAAAGAGCTTACATCTGCTTAA
- a CDS encoding co-chaperone GroES, which produces MQVRPLQDRVLVKRLGEETKTAGGIIIPDNHAEKPIQGEVISVGPGYRNQDGSFRALEVKAGDKVLFGKYAGTDVKVEGNDFLIMKEDDLLGVLQ; this is translated from the coding sequence ATGCAAGTAAGACCACTACAAGACAGAGTGTTAGTGAAAAGACTAGGTGAAGAAACTAAGACTGCTGGTGGAATTATTATTCCAGACAACCATGCTGAAAAGCCAATTCAAGGTGAAGTTATTTCTGTTGGTCCAGGTTATAGAAACCAAGATGGATCTTTTAGAGCACTTGAAGTTAAGGCCGGAGATAAAGTTCTTTTCGGAAAGTATGCTGGAACAGATGTAAAAGTAGAAGGAAACGACTTTCTTATAATGAAAGAAGATGACCTACTTGGTGTTTTACAATAA
- a CDS encoding GNAT family N-acetyltransferase: MKLVNSTIEDLEDIYKVVSLDNKYFDEEFPSFLQNFKRIEKKYNCSYSHIEDNGELVCCIRFMDHPFASNSTKIINIWARADYRNVATLKKLYDFSISNFPQKELSAAVYEDEKWKLDFYKSLSMQEESRLWRSYMNPQLYKKVELDNDLIRFESFEKFLCCDENFIKFYHLDRELVKLIPAEFPMEELSYDHFREIIDNSKLDSSLSFVAYYNDELAGMCTVALDASKASVMLTGVRKKFHGLGIGFALKQEATLACKDRGIEYISTMNDASNLPMLALNKKFSFTKEITKVVLKKVIA; encoded by the coding sequence GTGAAACTGGTTAATTCGACAATAGAAGATCTTGAAGATATTTATAAAGTAGTAAGTTTAGATAATAAGTATTTTGATGAAGAGTTCCCAAGTTTTCTTCAAAACTTCAAAAGAATAGAGAAGAAATATAATTGTTCGTATTCGCATATTGAAGACAATGGAGAACTTGTTTGTTGCATCAGGTTTATGGATCATCCTTTTGCAAGTAACTCTACAAAAATAATTAATATTTGGGCAAGAGCTGACTATCGGAATGTGGCGACACTTAAGAAACTCTACGATTTTAGTATATCGAATTTTCCACAAAAAGAATTATCAGCAGCTGTTTACGAAGATGAAAAATGGAAGTTGGACTTTTATAAGTCTTTATCAATGCAAGAAGAGTCTAGGTTATGGCGTTCTTATATGAACCCTCAGCTTTATAAGAAAGTTGAACTAGATAATGACTTGATTCGATTTGAATCATTTGAGAAATTTCTTTGTTGTGATGAGAATTTTATAAAGTTTTACCACTTAGATCGAGAGCTCGTAAAATTGATTCCTGCTGAGTTTCCAATGGAAGAACTTAGTTATGATCACTTTAGAGAGATAATTGATAACTCGAAGTTAGATAGTTCTCTAAGCTTTGTCGCATACTATAATGATGAATTGGCCGGAATGTGTACAGTTGCGTTGGATGCTTCTAAGGCCTCAGTTATGCTCACCGGAGTAAGAAAGAAGTTTCACGGGCTAGGGATAGGTTTTGCTTTAAAGCAAGAAGCAACTTTAGCATGTAAAGATAGAGGTATTGAATATATCTCTACGATGAATGATGCTTCAAATCTTCCAATGCTTGCTCTAAATAAAAAATTTAGCTTCACAAAAGAAATCACGAAGGTGGTTCTGAAGAAAGTAATTGCTTAA
- a CDS encoding RDD family protein — MDRKYLLKSSIKVARISRLVAKAIDLFIVMILSVFFYPVGIILALVYIAVSDSLQNGQSVGKKFMGFAVISLEDGTPCSLKQSVIRNLPFLIPLFFAIIPFWGWIFAILLGIPLTILEIYLLHKLDSGHRLGDVMADTSVMANDGTAEQIKKRKDSWFDPDGQMT, encoded by the coding sequence ATGGATAGAAAATATTTACTAAAATCTTCGATAAAAGTTGCGAGAATATCTCGCTTAGTTGCTAAAGCAATTGATTTGTTTATCGTAATGATTTTATCTGTTTTCTTTTATCCTGTAGGTATAATCTTGGCCCTTGTCTATATTGCTGTCTCAGATAGTCTGCAAAATGGTCAAAGTGTTGGAAAGAAGTTTATGGGCTTCGCCGTTATCTCTCTTGAGGACGGGACTCCTTGTAGTTTAAAGCAGTCAGTCATAAGAAATTTACCTTTTCTCATACCGTTATTTTTTGCGATTATTCCTTTTTGGGGATGGATCTTTGCTATCTTACTAGGAATTCCTCTTACAATTTTAGAAATATATCTTCTTCACAAGCTAGACTCAGGTCATAGGCTAGGAGATGTAATGGCCGATACTTCAGTTATGGCAAATGATGGCACTGCTGAGCAAATTAAAAAAAGAAAGGATAGTTGGTTTGACCCTGATGGCCAAATGACTTAG
- the groL gene encoding chaperonin GroEL (60 kDa chaperone family; promotes refolding of misfolded polypeptides especially under stressful conditions; forms two stacked rings of heptamers to form a barrel-shaped 14mer; ends can be capped by GroES; misfolded proteins enter the barrel where they are refolded when GroES binds) → MAKELKYSEDARTLILNGVNTLANAVKVTLGPKGRNVIIQKSFGAPHITKDGVSVAKEIELENNFENMGAQMVKEVAQKTNEDAGDGTTTATVLAQAIYREGIKLVTAGHNPMDLKRGVDIAVEKIITKLKEMSKEVKSSEEIAQVGTISANNDTEIGTLISEAMAKVGNNGVITIEESKTAETTLDVVEGMQFDRGYLSPYFVTNPEKMEVNFDSPLILITDKKIASMKELVPVLEKVVQASRPLLIIAEDVEGEALTTLVVNKLRGTLNVCAVKAPGFGDRRKEMLKDIATLTGGTVISEELGMTLETADVAHLGSAKKITIDKENATIVDGSGDKDAVDARVATIQKQIEETSSDYDKEKLQERLAKLSGGVAVINVGAPTESEMKEKKDRVEDALNATRAAVEEGIVVGGGAALVHAATVLEGLEGSNAEETFGIKIVKRSVEEPLRQIAINAGLEGSVVVNDVRTKGDVTYGYNARLDKYEDLVAAGIIDPTKVTRSALQNAASVSGLMLTTETMIADLPKDDAAPAGMPGGMGGMGGMPGMM, encoded by the coding sequence ATGGCAAAAGAATTAAAATATAGCGAAGACGCAAGAACACTAATCCTTAATGGAGTTAATACTTTAGCAAACGCTGTTAAAGTTACTCTAGGGCCAAAAGGTCGTAACGTAATCATTCAAAAGTCATTTGGTGCTCCTCATATTACTAAAGATGGTGTTTCTGTAGCAAAAGAAATTGAGCTAGAGAACAACTTTGAAAATATGGGCGCGCAAATGGTTAAAGAAGTTGCTCAAAAAACTAACGAAGATGCAGGGGATGGTACGACTACTGCAACAGTTCTAGCTCAGGCCATTTACAGAGAAGGGATCAAGTTAGTTACTGCTGGTCATAATCCAATGGACCTTAAAAGAGGTGTTGATATTGCAGTTGAGAAAATTATTACTAAGCTAAAAGAAATGTCTAAGGAAGTTAAGTCTTCTGAAGAGATCGCTCAAGTTGGTACTATCTCTGCAAATAACGATACAGAAATTGGAACTCTAATTTCTGAAGCGATGGCAAAAGTTGGAAACAATGGTGTTATCACTATTGAAGAGTCTAAGACTGCTGAGACTACACTTGATGTAGTTGAAGGTATGCAATTTGATAGAGGTTATCTATCTCCATACTTCGTAACTAATCCAGAGAAAATGGAAGTTAACTTTGATTCTCCATTAATTCTTATCACTGACAAGAAAATTGCAAGCATGAAAGAACTTGTTCCAGTACTTGAAAAAGTTGTTCAAGCTTCTAGACCGCTTCTTATTATTGCTGAAGATGTTGAAGGTGAAGCTTTAACAACTTTAGTTGTTAATAAGCTAAGAGGAACACTTAATGTTTGTGCTGTTAAAGCTCCTGGATTTGGTGATAGAAGAAAAGAAATGTTAAAAGATATTGCAACACTTACTGGTGGAACAGTTATTTCTGAAGAATTAGGAATGACTCTTGAAACTGCTGACGTTGCTCACCTAGGATCTGCTAAGAAAATCACTATTGATAAAGAAAATGCAACTATCGTTGATGGTTCTGGTGATAAAGATGCTGTTGATGCAAGAGTTGCAACTATTCAAAAACAAATTGAAGAAACTTCTTCTGACTATGACAAAGAAAAACTACAAGAAAGACTTGCAAAGCTTTCAGGTGGAGTTGCTGTAATTAATGTTGGAGCACCAACTGAGTCAGAAATGAAAGAAAAGAAAGACAGAGTTGAAGATGCATTAAATGCAACGAGAGCTGCTGTTGAAGAAGGAATTGTTGTTGGTGGTGGAGCTGCTTTAGTTCATGCTGCAACTGTTCTTGAAGGTCTTGAAGGATCAAATGCTGAAGAAACTTTTGGTATTAAGATTGTTAAGAGATCTGTTGAAGAGCCATTAAGACAAATTGCGATCAATGCAGGACTTGAAGGTTCAGTAGTGGTTAATGATGTTAGAACTAAAGGTGATGTTACTTACGGTTATAATGCAAGACTTGACAAGTACGAAGACCTTGTTGCTGCTGGAATTATTGATCCAACAAAGGTAACTAGATCTGCACTTCAAAATGCAGCTTCTGTTTCGGGACTAATGCTTACAACAGAAACAATGATTGCTGATCTTCCTAAAGATGATGCCGCTCCTGCTGGAATGCCAGGTGGAATGGGTGGAATGGGCGGAATGCCAGGAATGATGTAA
- a CDS encoding TonB-dependent siderophore receptor: MSKRIVVFALMSSFSVFGKQSVTVTAEKIERSYDETTSNVQVIDLEEIEKSQTTNLADLIEKKSGLFVNSNGSYGKSTSLFLRGADSSFTLIVIDGVEYNDKSSVGGGSVLDHIDLSNVEKVEILKGSQSVLYGSDAMAGVINITTKNPKGTKEALGSVSYGSFKNKRASFSARNSGKRVDYSMGLSFQDVEGISSYNEDRVIMAEKDGYNNLTASFKATTSISTKDELSLSIRSVKAESDFDASTADKLDYVGRDAQTISSLFYKYKATKVWEPKLKVSHNKSDRLSNSFSLSRLVSKVNKVELENPFVLSKALTLLNGFEYEKTKASIGTIDNKKNFESVAGYLDAHGKFQKLSLHGGVRWTNESTYSYRVVWKIGASYPVFKKTDLKINASTGFKSPSLYQLYSNFGNTALSPTQSESFDLSITQFILSSKFELTYFNDNYDNIIDFDSVSNRYENISKADIEGFELNYFGESRSFDWKVGTTLLSAINNSTGKEGQYLPRRPRQKYNASLGWNGFEKFNSIVDFSYVGERENSDFDTIVLSSYFLVDLRFSYELGVDDKVLFKVGNLFDRKYEQVYGYGTPGINFNLTWKFNI, encoded by the coding sequence ATGTCAAAAAGAATTGTAGTGTTTGCACTAATGAGCAGTTTTTCAGTCTTTGGTAAACAGTCAGTTACAGTAACAGCAGAAAAAATTGAAAGATCTTATGATGAGACAACTAGTAATGTTCAAGTCATTGATCTCGAAGAAATTGAGAAATCTCAAACTACAAATTTAGCAGACTTAATAGAGAAGAAAAGTGGACTCTTTGTAAATTCAAATGGGAGTTACGGGAAGTCTACGTCACTTTTTCTTCGCGGTGCAGACTCAAGCTTTACTTTAATTGTTATTGATGGAGTTGAATACAATGACAAGAGCTCTGTTGGTGGTGGATCAGTTCTAGATCATATTGACCTATCAAATGTAGAGAAAGTTGAAATTTTAAAAGGTTCTCAAAGTGTTCTCTACGGCTCAGATGCAATGGCCGGTGTGATTAATATAACGACGAAAAATCCTAAAGGAACAAAAGAGGCCTTAGGTTCAGTAAGTTACGGAAGTTTTAAAAATAAAAGAGCAAGCTTTAGCGCAAGAAACTCTGGGAAGCGAGTGGACTACTCTATGGGTCTGAGTTTTCAAGATGTAGAAGGAATTTCATCTTATAATGAAGATAGAGTTATTATGGCCGAAAAGGATGGTTATAATAACTTAACTGCCTCATTTAAGGCGACAACATCGATATCAACCAAAGATGAGCTTTCTCTTAGCATTCGATCCGTTAAGGCTGAAAGTGATTTTGATGCGTCGACGGCCGATAAACTTGATTATGTGGGTAGAGATGCACAAACCATTTCAAGTCTTTTTTACAAGTATAAGGCAACGAAAGTGTGGGAGCCCAAACTTAAAGTCTCTCATAATAAGTCTGATAGACTTTCGAATTCATTTTCTTTATCACGATTAGTTTCTAAGGTTAATAAGGTTGAGTTGGAGAACCCTTTTGTTCTCAGTAAGGCACTAACATTGTTAAATGGCTTTGAGTACGAGAAGACTAAAGCAAGCATTGGTACAATTGATAATAAGAAAAACTTTGAGTCAGTAGCAGGCTATCTAGATGCTCATGGTAAGTTCCAGAAGCTTAGTTTACATGGTGGTGTGCGCTGGACAAATGAAAGTACTTATTCTTATAGAGTTGTCTGGAAAATTGGAGCTTCATATCCAGTATTTAAGAAAACGGATTTAAAGATAAATGCTTCAACAGGTTTTAAGTCTCCAAGTTTATATCAGCTATATAGTAATTTCGGTAATACCGCTCTAAGTCCTACTCAAAGTGAGAGTTTTGATCTTTCTATCACACAATTTATTCTTTCTTCAAAATTTGAGCTGACTTACTTTAATGACAATTACGATAATATTATTGATTTTGATTCAGTTTCTAATAGGTATGAAAATATATCTAAAGCAGACATAGAGGGATTTGAATTAAACTACTTTGGTGAAAGCCGCTCTTTTGATTGGAAAGTAGGAACAACTCTATTAAGTGCAATAAATAACTCGACTGGAAAAGAAGGTCAGTACCTTCCACGAAGACCAAGGCAAAAATATAATGCAAGTTTAGGTTGGAATGGATTTGAAAAGTTTAATAGTATTGTTGATTTCTCTTATGTTGGAGAAAGAGAAAATAGTGACTTTGATACTATTGTTCTGTCGTCATACTTTCTGGTAGATCTGAGATTTTCTTATGAACTTGGAGTTGATGATAAAGTATTGTTTAAAGTAGGAAATCTCTTTGATAGAAAGTACGAGCAAGTTTATGGCTATGGAACACCTGGTATTAACTTCAATTTAACCTGGAAATTTAATATTTGA
- the polA gene encoding DNA polymerase I gives MSKNRLIIVDISSFIFRAFYAIRVLHSPEGVPVNAVHGVLSMLLKLLSKYQPTHILMARDTSGGSFRNELYDQYKANRSAPPEDLIPQFDLIKQLLDHMGLPSSTVDGVEADDLIGSACVQWKDEFDEILIASGDKDLMQFIGGNIKMLDTMKDKIFDREGVFEKMGVYPEQIVDYLSMVGDASDNIPGMKGIGAKGAAKLLEEHGSLDKCIELKDTFKGKKLTSAFSEYLEDGLLSKSLVQIKVDVDLGLSPQESQFSFYPEDSLFTFLKGLGFKSALLKLEDMKFAHHQAQQGGQFVATDPEVKIEIAPLDDSVIIQLEASKIVGIDFQFSSNNPHDLEVLALSASIENNKAFHVKGPDANELAIKLLSSSQLNLATVDYKSVLYFSFLNEFEINAVIFDSVQAQFVCNPGEKNTLEYLSEKYTGSGVEGFDKKMATVQENDDETISKVSASRAHALFRIHKLQEEELLEKELMNLYTDIDNRLTPVLAKMEYTGVHINDNFFQEYEKELQIKIDDIQQKINEFSEKPVNINSPKQVGAFLFDELGLPVGKKTKTGYSTDSSVLEDLASKNISEVPALILEYREVGKLQSTYVKAIPLLKNSVTGRIHTHLNQNIAATGRLSSTDPNLQNIPIRSENGRRIRKGFIAGPGKLLLAADYSQVELRLLAHFSKDKTMIEAFKKGIDIHKRTASEIMGVPLEDVQSSDRSKAKAVNFGLMYGQSSFGLASALKISRKEAKDYITNYFERFSRVKAYLDELKEECEKTGYSITLKGRKRYLADIHSTNRTIKANAERIAINSPIQGTAADIIKIAMINIQAIMEKENLKSKMILQVHDELIFEVVEEELEQMKTILKEGMENVVSLEVPLDVDMGIGVNWYDLK, from the coding sequence ATGTCAAAAAATAGATTAATCATCGTCGATATCAGTAGTTTTATTTTCAGGGCCTTTTATGCAATTCGAGTCCTTCATTCTCCAGAGGGTGTGCCTGTAAATGCCGTTCACGGTGTTCTATCAATGCTTTTAAAGCTTCTTTCAAAATACCAACCGACTCATATACTTATGGCCAGAGATACAAGTGGTGGTTCATTTCGTAATGAATTATACGATCAGTATAAGGCCAACAGATCAGCGCCTCCGGAAGATCTTATTCCTCAATTCGATTTAATTAAACAACTATTAGATCATATGGGACTACCTAGTAGTACTGTTGACGGTGTTGAGGCCGATGATTTAATTGGTTCTGCTTGCGTTCAGTGGAAAGATGAATTTGATGAAATTCTCATTGCTTCAGGTGATAAAGACTTAATGCAATTTATTGGTGGAAATATAAAAATGCTAGATACGATGAAAGATAAAATCTTTGATCGTGAAGGCGTATTTGAAAAGATGGGTGTTTACCCTGAGCAGATTGTTGATTATCTCTCTATGGTTGGAGATGCTTCAGATAATATTCCTGGAATGAAAGGAATTGGAGCAAAGGGAGCGGCTAAGCTTTTAGAAGAGCATGGATCTTTAGATAAGTGTATTGAACTTAAAGACACTTTCAAAGGTAAAAAGCTAACGAGTGCCTTTAGTGAATATCTTGAAGATGGACTTCTCTCAAAAAGTCTTGTGCAAATAAAAGTAGATGTAGACTTAGGACTTAGTCCACAAGAGAGTCAGTTCTCATTCTATCCTGAGGATTCACTTTTTACATTTCTAAAAGGCCTTGGCTTTAAATCTGCTCTTTTAAAACTTGAAGATATGAAATTTGCTCATCATCAAGCACAGCAAGGTGGTCAGTTTGTAGCAACTGATCCTGAGGTTAAGATAGAAATAGCGCCACTTGATGATAGCGTTATTATTCAGCTTGAAGCTTCTAAAATTGTTGGAATTGATTTCCAATTTTCTAGTAATAATCCACATGATTTAGAGGTGCTTGCCCTGTCAGCATCTATTGAAAATAATAAGGCCTTTCACGTTAAAGGCCCAGATGCGAATGAGTTGGCCATTAAATTATTAAGTAGTTCTCAACTAAATTTGGCAACAGTTGATTATAAGAGCGTTTTATACTTTTCATTCTTAAATGAGTTTGAAATCAATGCAGTCATTTTCGATTCAGTACAGGCCCAATTTGTATGTAACCCAGGTGAGAAGAATACTCTAGAGTATCTAAGTGAGAAATATACTGGCTCTGGGGTTGAAGGTTTTGATAAGAAAATGGCAACAGTTCAAGAAAATGACGATGAAACAATTTCGAAAGTAAGTGCATCGCGCGCTCATGCTCTTTTTAGAATACATAAACTTCAAGAAGAAGAACTATTAGAAAAAGAACTGATGAACTTATATACAGATATTGATAATAGGTTAACTCCAGTTCTTGCAAAGATGGAATATACTGGTGTTCATATTAATGATAACTTTTTTCAAGAATATGAAAAAGAATTACAAATAAAAATCGATGATATTCAACAAAAGATTAATGAATTTAGTGAAAAACCTGTAAATATAAATTCTCCTAAACAAGTTGGTGCTTTCTTATTTGATGAGTTGGGACTGCCTGTAGGGAAGAAGACTAAAACAGGCTATTCTACTGACTCATCAGTCTTAGAAGATCTCGCGTCGAAAAATATAAGTGAAGTGCCTGCTTTAATACTAGAGTACCGTGAAGTTGGAAAGCTTCAGTCAACTTATGTAAAAGCAATTCCTTTATTGAAAAATAGTGTTACGGGTAGAATTCATACTCACTTGAATCAAAATATTGCTGCAACAGGAAGACTTTCTTCCACAGATCCGAACCTTCAAAATATTCCAATACGTTCTGAAAACGGAAGAAGGATAAGAAAAGGTTTTATTGCGGGTCCTGGAAAGCTTCTCTTGGCAGCAGATTATTCTCAGGTAGAACTAAGGCTCTTAGCACATTTTTCAAAAGATAAAACAATGATTGAGGCCTTTAAAAAAGGAATTGATATCCATAAGAGAACAGCTTCAGAGATAATGGGGGTTCCTCTTGAGGATGTTCAGTCATCTGATCGTTCTAAGGCCAAGGCCGTAAACTTCGGCTTAATGTATGGACAATCATCTTTTGGTTTAGCTTCGGCGCTAAAAATCTCTCGAAAAGAGGCCAAAGACTATATAACAAATTACTTTGAAAGATTTTCAAGAGTAAAAGCTTATTTAGATGAATTAAAAGAAGAGTGTGAAAAGACGGGCTACTCAATTACTCTTAAGGGAAGAAAGAGATACCTCGCAGATATTCATTCTACTAATAGAACAATTAAGGCAAATGCTGAGCGTATTGCTATCAATAGTCCTATTCAAGGGACTGCCGCAGATATTATAAAAATTGCGATGATCAATATTCAAGCAATAATGGAAAAAGAAAACTTAAAGTCTAAGATGATTCTTCAAGTTCACGATGAACTTATATTTGAAGTAGTTGAAGAAGAACTAGAACAGATGAAGACGATTCTTAAAGAGGGGATGGAGAATGTCGTTTCTCTAGAAGTTCCGCTTGATGTTGATATGGGAATTGGTGTTAACTGGTACGATCTAAAATAA